One segment of Primulina tabacum isolate GXHZ01 chromosome 14, ASM2559414v2, whole genome shotgun sequence DNA contains the following:
- the LOC142524454 gene encoding pyruvate dehydrogenase E1 component subunit alpha, mitochondrial-like, translated as MGTAGWRAAKSATYYKRGDYVPGLKVDGMDALAVKQACKFAKDHALKNGPIILEMDTYRYHGHSMSDPGSTYRTRDEISGIRQERDPIERIRKVILSHDLATEKELKDTEKEARKEVDEAVAKAKESPWPDPSELFTNVYVKDLGLEVFGVDRKEVRTVLP; from the exons ATGGGCACAGCTGGATGGAGGGCAGCTAAGAGTGCAACTTATTACAAGAGAGGGGATTATGTTCCAGGTTTGAAG GTGGATGGTATGGACGCACTTGCAGTGAAACAAGCGTGCAAGTTTGCTAaagatcatgccttgaagaatGGACCAATC ATCCTTGAAATGGACACTTATAGGTATCATGGACACTCGATGTCTGATCCAGGGAGTACATACCGTACACGTGATGAGATTAGTGGTATTCGACAG GAGCGTGACCCTATCGAAAGAATCAGAAAGGTCATATTGTCTCATGATCTTGCCACTGAGAAGGAACTAAAG GACACAGAGAAAGAAGCGAGAAAAGAGGTGGATGAAGCCGTAGCAAAAGCTAAG GAGAGTCCATGGCCCGATCCATCCGAACTTTTCACCAATGTGTATGTCAAAGACTTGGGGCTGGAG GTTTTTGGAGTGGATAGGAAAGAAGTTAGAACTGTGCTCCCATGA